A single window of Mycoplasma bradburyae DNA harbors:
- a CDS encoding J domain-containing protein: protein MTLYELLEVSENATLSEIKSSYKRLAKKYHPDINKDGHDKFVQINNAYSILSDAEQREKYDLMLENENSKTFEFSSDGITYEYSGAEIWHENFTKNISLTQQWDFNPSNFYYEEYQKYNKFDNISIDGLGAFLDYDISCSFFELDNSFSIPNNLVTRLMNRQDVIKYNVTKNELIDYLKHRYDFSSWLILKKYFNIEAIIEVTQDEINNQRTVNIPIKIKVINRNRSYEIWHEELRNYAFLVPPNTKTGDVSEFFGKGNVALGWQGDLIVHFKVVPRVEKRLKIFSSILNNEKTSLWFLVPSENNKNPNTKIFNYKTYQFNS from the coding sequence ATGACATTATACGAATTGTTAGAAGTCAGCGAAAACGCAACATTAAGTGAGATAAAATCCTCTTACAAAAGATTAGCAAAAAAATACCATCCTGATATCAACAAAGACGGGCATGATAAATTTGTTCAAATAAACAATGCATACTCTATTCTTTCAGACGCTGAACAACGTGAAAAATACGACTTGATGTTAGAAAACGAAAATTCTAAGACTTTTGAATTTTCATCTGACGGTATTACTTACGAATATTCGGGTGCTGAAATATGACACGAGAATTTCACTAAAAATATTAGCTTAACTCAGCAATGAGATTTCAATCCTTCAAACTTTTATTACGAAGAGTATCAAAAATACAATAAGTTTGACAACATTTCGATTGACGGATTAGGTGCATTTTTAGATTACGATATATCTTGTTCTTTCTTTGAACTAGATAATAGCTTTAGTATTCCTAATAATCTTGTTACGAGATTGATGAATCGCCAAGATGTTATTAAGTACAACGTTACTAAAAACGAATTGATCGATTATCTAAAACATCGCTATGACTTCAGTTCATGATTAATCTTGAAAAAATACTTCAACATTGAAGCGATCATCGAAGTAACTCAAGATGAAATTAATAACCAACGTACTGTTAATATCCCGATCAAAATTAAAGTTATTAATAGAAACCGAAGTTATGAAATTTGACATGAAGAACTTAGAAACTATGCTTTCTTAGTTCCACCTAACACTAAGACAGGTGACGTATCAGAATTCTTTGGAAAAGGTAACGTTGCACTTGGATGACAAGGTGACTTAATTGTTCACTTCAAAGTTGTGCCTAGAGTTGAAAAACGATTAAAGATTTTCTCGAGTATTTTAAACAACGAAAAAACCAGTTTATGATTCTTAGTGCCTAGTGAAAATAACAAAAATCCTAACACCAAAATCTTTAATTACAAAACCTACCAGTTCAATAGTTAA